Proteins from a genomic interval of Malassezia vespertilionis chromosome 9, complete sequence:
- a CDS encoding uncharacterized protein (SECRETED:SignalP(1-18); EggNog:ENOG503NZYK; COG:I) translates to MKVYGVVFVLGALAGTCASPENSFYPNLSSPDVITAAHYDAVPRGAAHETRTSASDGAYAYCSMPHPSVDMYKEPEPVRNGSVHAELKAVLYMQRHQKRTAYHIFPHGEATLYNCDDGRPYLYYSPSDKKLPQPMHVYAQTYADATNPLTQSLANSSCQFPQMTIGGYLDGVQHGAELRALYQDKYNIIPGWPSPRTVWFRSSTAALTQDSAGGVLRGLWPHWRGAIPLHQQSEFIDTHAPPCDRRDALLDAAKSTATWKKHLRVSSSLRSKLESMLLTNTSEWRVDWDHYNDNFQARLCNGYALPCALHKDKDCVTTEEANQVFTAGDWEYNYYWVDRDNVTEAIQLTSGLLIQDMVTHLTEIANGKSALRYLHMFMHDGDIAPLAGSLGIETLRWPGMASNIAIELWESKSSGMHARVLYSGNTIRSKHGNMDWIPLDKFLHGWSRYIPHDFVAQCATPL, encoded by the coding sequence ATGAAAGTCTATGGTGTTGTGTTTGTGCTTGGCGCCCTTGCTGGGACGTGTGCGTCTCCTGAGAACTCGTTCTATCCAAATCTGAGCAGCCCCGATGTGAtcaccgcagcgcactacgatgctgtgccgcgcggagCTGCACACGAGACCAGGACCAGTGCCAGCGATGGCGCGTATGCGTACTGCTCCATGCCGCACCCCAGCGTAGATATGTATAaggagccagagccagtACGCAACGGATCCGTTCATGCGGAACTAAAGGCTGTACTTTATATGCAAAGGCACCAAAAGCGCACGGCCTATCACATTTTTCCGCACGGCGAAGCGACTTTGTACAACTGCGATGACGGACGTCCTTACTTGTACTATAGCCCCTCTGACAAGAAACTACCGCAGCCCATGCACGTCTACGCACAGACGTATGCTGACGCAACGAATCCGCTCACGCAATCACTTGCCAACTCTTCGTGCCAGTTTCCACAAATGACCATTGGCGGGTACTTGGATGGTGTGCAGCATGGTGCAGAGTTGCGCGCACTGTACCAGGACAAGTACAATATTATTCCAGGATGGCCATCTCCACGCACTGTTTGGTTCCGCTCATCTACCGCAGCTCTGACGCAAGATTCTGCTGGCGGCGTCCTGCGCGGCCTTTGGCCGCATTGGCGCGGTGCAATTCCACTGCACCAGCAATCTGAATTTATCGATacgcatgcaccgccgtGCGATCGGAGAGATGCGTTGCTTGACGCTGCGAAGTCCACGGCAACGTGGAAGAAGCACTTGCGCGTATcatcgtcgctgcgcagcaagctgGAATCTATGCTGCTGACAAACACGAGCGAATGGCGCGTGGATTGGGACCACTACAACGACAATTTTCAAGCGCGCCTTTGCAATGGGTACGCGCTTCcgtgtgcgctgcacaaggacAAGGACTGTGTCACGACAGAGGAGGCGAATCAAGTATTTACAGCTGGCGACTGGGAGTACAATTACTACTGGGTCGACCGCGATAATGTGACGGAAGCGATCCAGCTTACAAGTGGTCTCTTAATTCAAGACATGGTCACGCACCTCACGGAGATTGCGAATGGCAAGTCGGCGTTGCGGTACTTGCACATGTTTATGCACGATGGCGATATTGCTCCCCTCGCGGGCTCTTTGGGCATCGAGACCCTGCGTTGGCCCGGCATGGCATCCAACATTGCGATTGAATTGTGGGAGTCAAAAAGCAGcggcatgcacgcgcgggTTTTGTACAGCGGCAACACGATTCGATCCAAGCACGGCAATATGGACTGGATCCCATTGGACAAATTCTTGCATGGTTGGAGTCGGTACATTCCACACGACTTTGTCGCACAGTGTGCGACACCGTTGTGA
- a CDS encoding uncharacterized protein (TransMembrane:11 (o67-86i98-118o138-157i199-222o234-257i306-332o344-364i385-403o409-436i448-467o473-499i); COG:S; EggNog:ENOG503NUJK), which produces MVNLLAESVFGQLARTFSGGRLLQSHLQEPDFDIDNVQLTKNEEGDLVVGWCDDNDPENPYNWPFSAKVYVTFLLFIMTMSVYMGSSIVSPSIPELSTYFNVGTTTATLSMSLFVWGYGFGPLLFSPITEISWVGRNYPYIICIGLFTILQIPNALVDNVAGFMILRFLCGFLGSPVLSTGGATIGDIWRLEGGFMNGLAFWGFGACGGPTLGPLISGYAVMKLGWRWSIWPLLMLNGLVWILLFFTMPETSGAAILSKRARRLRKTMKNDRIKSESEIQDSALTTSTLVYNTLWRPFQLTFSEPVLLCTNLYIAYLYGIIYCFFEAFPIMLMGNHGFNVGEMSVAYISGYIGAGVTCLFYCLYNNKVVLPRFLAGKWRPEYRMEPTFLGGVFFPITLFWFGWTSFSAVPWIVPLIGFAFFVSGAFLLFQGLFAYIGENFPKYHASAFASNGLFRALVGGAFPLFATQMFNKLTLQGGCSLLGGLAVLLLPITFVFYIYGPKLRAMSKRTGY; this is translated from the coding sequence ATGGTTAATTTACTCGCGGAAAGCGTGTTTGGGCAGCTTGCGCGTACTTTCTCGGGAGGACGCTTGCTTCAGTCACATCTACAAGAGCCAGACTTTGACATCGATAATGTTCAGCTTACCAAGAATGAAGAGGGAGATTTGGTTGTTGGATGGTGCGATGATAACGATCCTGAAAACCCGTACAACTGGCCATTTTCTGCAAAAGTTTATGTCACATTCTTACTATTCATTATGACCATGTCTGTCTATATGGGAAGCAGTATTGTTTCGCCTAGCATACCCGAATTGTCCACATACTTTAATGTGGGAACCACCACTGCGACACTGTCCATGTCCTTGTTTGTATGGGGATACGGTTTCGGACCGCTTCTTTTTTCTCCAATTACGGAGATCTCGTGGGTCGGGCGCAACTATCCCTACATTATTTGCATTGGTTTGTTCACTATTCTCCAAATTCCCAATGCTTTGGTAGATAATGTGGCGGGGTTCATGATTTTGCGATTCCTTTGCGGTTTCTTAGGGAGCCCTGTGCTTTCCACAGGTGGCGCTACGATCGGTGACATTTGGCGACTTGAGGGTGGCTTTATGAACGGCCTTGCATTTTGGGGATTTGGTGCATGTGGTGGGCCTACACTGGGCCCTCTCATTTCTGGTTATGCGGTGATGAAGCTTGGCTGGCGGTGGTCCATTTGGCCATTGCTCATGTTGAATGGGCTTGTCTGGATTCTGCTCTTTTTTACAATGCCAGAGACTAGTGGCGCGGCAATTTTGAGCAAAAGAGCTCGCAGGCTCCGGAAAACCATGAAGAACGACCGGATCAAGTCGGAAAGTGAAATCCAGGATTCGGCGCTCACTACGTCGACGCTGGTGTACAATACACTGTGGCGACCATTCCAGCTGACATTTTCCGAGCCTGTCTTGCTCTGCACAAACTTGTACATTGCGTACTTGTACGGGATCATTTATTGCTTTTTTGAGGCCTTTCCCATCATGCTTATGGGGAACCATGGATTCAATGTGGGTGAAATGAGTGTCGCATACATCAGTGGTTATATTGGCGCGGGAGTCACTTGTCTTTTTTACTGTTTGTACAACAACAAGGTCGTCTTGCCACGGTTTTTAGCTGGCAAATGGCGACCTGAGTATCGCATGGAGCCTACCTTTTTGGGCGGAGTCTTTTTTCCCATAACTCTGTTTTGGTTCGGGTGGACCTCTTTTTCTGCTGTGCCCTGGATTGTGCCCTTGATTGGATTTGCCTTTTTCGTGAGCGGAGCGTTTCTTTTGTTCCAAGGATTGTTTGCATACATTGGAGAAAATTTCCCCAAGTACCATGCATCCGCGTTTGCAAGCAATGGACTTTTTCGTGCATTGGTTGGTGGCGCATTCCCCCTGTTTGCTACGCAAATGTTTAACAAACTCACTCTCCAGGGCGGTTGCAGCTTGTTGGGAGGACTGGCCGTGCTGCTTCTTCCAATTACCTTTGTGTTTTATATTTATGGGCCCAAACTGCGCGCTATGTCAAAGCGCACGGGTTACTAA
- a CDS encoding uncharacterized protein (COG:G; EggNog:ENOG503NYNM; TransMembrane:8 (o46-66i87-107o113-133i145-162o217-240i362-381o461-482i519-543o)): protein MTSTRDSKAKEEKRVLAEHCSIDSNNSSIDVEKETDVASISWRYKIPILIVLLLLNLGPHVAEATLSPLKTTIKENVKEHGEKICNARYGVISSASALINALFPIISGVLIDFYGPSFVSLTCSTITFVGYIVRAVGGQRESFSIILGGEILSGFGFITLNSCKYKLYTHWFSGSVKSGPGHIAFIIGLDIAMNRVYNTIGKQSAIPIVEDAGEANWYWALWFGAILTGFSLIINVAYVIMERRLPSALRVKTGYEIASERCKTLQNVNKHWAILQMLKEQLKQVVYIIRDLPAAYWLICCTQILQSASIDAYSSNSPELIQNTRGEDKRVAAAEGGLDDVIPIVLTPVFGFLIDRYGGRTYYIVYTACVYLIAFSLLAYTKVNALAPVLLASLALSSNDLPFEVTIPLVVRTKTSLGTAFGGWKAFYKAGTVILDVSTGAIQNHSVAVKHVSPEHQFDDMFYFLIAIKCVDVINGCMYMYVDKHYMGHVMTLSERGRVTKEANEESRKKDRKLLKPRLRWTIVGICMYFALVITAYVIFIYYSVAKETCR from the coding sequence ATGACTAGCACACGAGACAGCAAAGCTAAGGAAGAGAAACGTGTTTTAGCTGAACATTGCTCAATCGATAGCAACAACTCCAGCATCGATGTGGAGAAAGAAACGGACGTGGCGTCTATTTCCTGGCGATACAAGATCCCAATTTTGATCGTCCTGTTGCTGCTCAACCTCGGCCCACACGTTGCTGAAGCAACGCTTAGTCCACTGAAAACGACGATTAAGGAGAATGTGAAAGAACACGGCGAAAAGATTTGCAATGCGCGGTACGGAGTCATTTCTTCTGCCAGCGCGCTGATCAACGCGCTATTTCCCATCATATCCGGTGTGCTGATCGATTTTTATGGGCCCTCTTTTGTGTCGCTCACATGCTCGACCATCACGTTTGTGGGGTACATTGTCCGAGCTGTTGGTGGACAGCGCGAGTCATTTAGCATCATTTTGGGCGGCGAGATCCTGTCCGGTTTTGGATTTATCACGTTGAATTCGTGTAAGTACAAACTGTACACGCACTGGTTTTCCGGCAGTGTAAAGTCAGGCCCCGGGCACATTGCCTTTATTATCGGTCTGGACATTGCCATGAACCGTGTGTACAACACGATCGGAAAGCAAAGTGCGATTCCGATTGTCGAGGATGCCGGAGAGGCCAACTGGTACTGGGCATTATGGTTTGGCGCGATTCTCACGGGATTTTCACTGATTATAAACGTCGCGTATGTCATTATGGAGCGACGCCTTCCCAGTGCTCTGCGAGTCAAGACGGGCTATGAAATTGCAagcgagcgctgcaagacaCTACAGAACGTCAACAAGCATTGGGCTATACTGCAGATGCTCAAGGAGCAGTTGAAACAAGTGGTGTACATTATCCGGGACCTACCTGCCGCATACTGGCTCATTTGTTGTACGCAAATTCTGCAGTCTGCGTCGATTGATGCGTACTCTTCCAACAGCCCCGAACTTATTCAAAACACGCGTGGGGAAGACAAGCGTGTTGCAGCAGCAGAAGGCGGGTTGGACGATGTGATTCCGATTGTATTGACGCCCGTGTTTGGATTTTTGATTGACAGGTACGGTGGGAGGACGTACTATATCGTGTACACCGCGTGCGTTTACCTGATTGCTTTTTCGCTATTGGCGTATACTAAAGTGAATGCGCTTGCACCTGTTTTGCTAGCGTCGTTGGCGCTTTCTTCTAACGATCTTCCGTTTGAGGTCACGATCCCGCTTGTTGTGCGCACGAAAACGTCGCTGGGCACCGCGTTCGGTGGGTGGAAAGCATTTTATAAAGCAGGCACTGTTATCCTCGATGTGTCTACCGGTGCGATCCAGAACCACAGTGTGGCTGTGAAGCACGTCAGTCCAGAGCACCAGTTTGACGACATGTTTTACTTTTTGATCGCAATCAAGTGCGTAGATGTGATCAATGGGTGCATGTACATGTACGTGGACAAGCACTATATGGGCCATGTTATGACGCTCAGTGAGCGAGGCCGTGTGACGAAAGAGGCGAACGAAGAGTCGCGAAAGAAAGACCGGAAGCTGCTTAAGCCGAGGCTGCGATGGACCATTGTCGGCATTTGCATGTACTTTGCCCTGGTCATTACTGCCTATGTTATCTTTATCTATTACTCGGTGGCGAAGGAAACGTGTCGATAG